AAGATTGTGACTATTGGGCTCAGGTCGAAGAGTTCATTAGAGGGGCAGTTAGAGATGCAGTTAGAGATGCACTTCATCCAACTTGGGCTCCTCCATATAGCCATGATGCACTTGCGCCTCCACCGTATCGCCCTCAACCATATGGCCTTCAACCACTCGGAGTTCCCCTACATGTCCTACATTCACCCGGGATGCCTCCATCTGGCCTAATTCCGAATGGGACGCCAATGAGGATTCCTTTATATAGGATTGATCGAGCTGCAAATCGTTTAGTGAGACTCGACGCCCATGAAGAGGCTACGAACGAAGAAGCTACGAACGGGGAGGCTATGGATGGGGTGACTACGAATGGGAATGCTAATGATCCGGCAagggtggtgatgttgacaCTTGACCGCCTTGTTCCTAGTCAGCATCTTCCAATTCGGCCTCCTAATTCTCAGCGTCCAAATTCTCGGCATCCAAATTCTCGGCATCCCCATTTATCATAAGATACCCCGTTACCATGATGAGATAGAGTAGAAAGTGCTTGGTTTGTCTACTATAATCCATCCAGGCAAGGACAGTATTGATACCGATGCGCTTCAGGCTTCACCTCCAACAGATACTTGAGCCAAAAGGTAAGCAGGTCCATTCGTCGACGTCAGAGCTGAGAGGAGTGATACTCGTATACCGCCATTTCGTCGTTCCGTCGAAGCCATCTCACGACTAGCTGTATTCCCCTCCCTCAGACTAATACATGATCAAGGGCTAATGCACATTCTTGCTTACTTAGAAATGGTGGCGCCCGCTCTCTCTGCTAATCCCTGCTGCTTGATTTTTGGTTCTTGGTTCTTGATTAGATGCACGCTGCCATCCGAGAGAAACTCCGCCCTCAGACTTGTTCTTCAGGTGAACCACCGCCCTAGGACTGGGACTGGGGCTTGGCCGCACTAGTCAGACGCAGGAACGCGGGAAACAATCAATAGTTTGTCGATGGGAAAAGCGATTTCTGAGGAGAGATTGGAACCCCTGCTAGCGGATAACAGGCTCGACTTTGGGTTGCTTGAAGAGGGTGGACAAAATAATGTCACAGCGATACCGGGCCGATGAAGCGATGAGTTTCTTTTGATTGGGAGAGAATACGGCCATACAGGTATACACACTTGCCTGGCACAAATAGCGAATTGCGGCTTTGTTATTTCAATATACTTTGTTTTCTATTTCCACAATGTGCTCACCATGTCCTCCTATGTCGATTTCAGCTACCCATCTATTCTCCATGTACTTGAATACAAAGATGGAATCATCCCGTTATTTTGTCCACTTTGGAATTGCAAGTCccccccctcttctctctcttctctccccccgTCGCAAATAGACAAGGTCGGCGATTGGTTGGTCgtttttctctccccccagCCGTCGTAACCTGTATGGTTTCACGACTAAGACTGATACAGCCCGGCTCACTCACCCAattatagaaaaaaagacaacagTGGGAATACGTCGCGTGTAACGAAGCGTACCAGCAAATCTCGCAGTCTCTGTCCGTGCATTATTTTATCTTCATGTTCAGCTTTTGCGTTCTTTTTTCATTGCATTATGTTGGCTTGCTGCAAAATTGCAAACGTACGAGCGAGCAAGAAACTATCCCGAGTTTCATCCCCCCCTCCTTCGTAGTCCAACCCATGTCCCAACGGCAGCGAAATATGCATGCACGCATGCAGGTACGGAAACAGCATGTAACAATCCTTCGCAGGAATCGTATACGCGCAAAGTGTGTCTGCCTAGCAACAAAAAATCATGTCATTGTTgtttccctcccccctcccctcttccCGTCCAAGACCCCTTGcggtgtttttttcttggttccTGAAATACTATATTGGTAGTATTCCCCGTTTctacatactcgtactttggTGTACGATAAAAGCAAAGCTTGTAAGCAAATAGCGTTATATAGTTAGCCGAACACGGTTGCCCATCCCATGTCATTATTTTCTTCTGTATCCACCCTGCGATTTTATCCGCTTCGCCCAAGTGAGGCTGTCGTGTATGTTGCCTTGGGGGCGGTCGTGGCCTGTCTAATGCGGCTAAAATAGTGCGAATGTGAACCCGTCCGTAACTGAAACATGACCCAACAAATctgttgaagaaaaagaagaagaaagattgagaaagacgagaaagaagTAATGGAAGAACGCCAAAGGTAAACGGGCAAGGGAGCTTAGTGCCCTCTCTTGCCGGAGCCGTATTCATAGTATTCATTTTCTTGGCTCTGGGCTTCAAGGTTGTGGATGTCGTCGAATACAGAGGAATTGGTGGTGGTGTGTGATGCCTCTGTGTTGACACTACGCGACGGTGAATATTCCTTGCCTTCGCTGGCATGGCTCCCCTGGTGCTGAGTGTCTAGTCGGCTAGCCATGGTTCTGCTGGCATGGGACTGTTCAAAGGTCAAGCCAATAGTAGTCTTGGTAGAAGGATTATGCGGCGCTGTTGTATCGTAGCTAGGTTCGACGTGCTTTAGAGAAACATCATTTGGCCCAAAGACTTGGCCAATGGTGGCCATGTTCCCATCGTCAGCGGTGTGCCTCGCGTAGCCAGAGGGGGCGCTACGTGTGCGACGGCCTGTTGATTCAAAACCATGGATCTTCCAGGCGCGCAGGAGAGGCCGGATTGTAGCGAGACTAGAAGCAACAATGGCTACTCCAGGTTCGATTATAGTCCATATCATTACGTCTGTTGCAGAAACTATATACCAAACGACACATCAGAATCGTAGATGTAAAAAGGGGGCAGTTGATATGGGACACACATAGCAAATCACTAGTGTCTTGAAGTGAGCTCAAGTACTTGATTCTGATGAGAGTGGCAATGCTAGCACTATTTTCAATACACAATTAGCATCTTTAACCGAATCGTATTCATCAAAAGAAGGGGCTTCATACAAGataccaaggccaaggatgaGAATAACGGTTCCTTTGGCCTGGCTTGTCATCTTGACTGACCACAGCATAGGTATCGGAAGGAGTGCCTGATGAAGTAACAAATGTAAGCTTCAGTTCAACTCTATAGGTCGTCAAGGTAACGGGTCTCCTCACATATAGCCAGTCAGATGCAATTGTCATAACGCTGATAGCGTAAGCGGCAGCAATAATGTCGTTGGGCGATGCGCATTTCCCTCCCTGAATCCGAAAATCCCACTGTTTCTGAACGGGCGTGCACTGAAAGATGTCGTAAAAGAAAATCACGAGGCTCCagatgccgatgatgaccaGGCTGACGCATATGATCCAATTGTAGACTTTTCGAGCAGACAGGCGCAGCAGAAAGATGCCAATGCTCAGCTTGATGAACATCATATTGATGACATACGTGACGGTGGCCAATGATTGCCACTACAAAACAATGTCAGAGCATGTCCGGTCAAGTGTCAAAGCGAGGCATACCATAAGAGCCGAGACTTTTTTACCATCATCTGTAATAGCATCATTATGTCTTCCCATTCCATCTTGTACACCAGCGAAAACAAAGGCGCAGGAGAGGGTAAAGATGGCCTGTAACGACATTTTAGTTTACACTCCTCTGAGATCAGAGAattggcagcatcagccgTACGAACCTGAGCCACGAGCATGAGCCAGTCATCCTCTTGGACGCTTTTAATCACCACTGCCCTCGTGTATGTCCTCAGCCCCACGGCCAGCCATGTTAAGCTGAGGAAAGCTATACACGTGCCCACCATAGGGGCGCCATTGTATTCATTCAAGTTGACATGATCATCGGCCATGACGATCCGACGTCCCAACTTCTTCGATAAAGACAGCTGACGACGGGCATAGCAACACGACGGCTGCAAAATGAGAAGGGTATAGGAAGGGAAGTAGAGGAACTACGAGCACTAGGACGGCACGAGATTTTAGAATAACATGTGGTATGGGGTAGAGAGGGATATAAAGCGAGAGCGGCAGTGCAGCCGAGGGTAGCAAGAGTGCCAAGGGCAGGGGAGATGAGGGAAAGCAACAAGCACAGTCTAACTAGTGACGGTGACGAAGCAGCGGGTGCTATATCTACAACCGGCAACAAACTAGGGGCGCCGTGAGCTTGCTGGAGCGACGAGACGAGTCACAGACAGATCGACAACCGGCATATCAAACTCACGGCCCCGTCCAGATGGGGATATCACAACCGGGAGCCCTCATTCCCAGGCGGATACTTGGATCTCACACCCGCATCGTCCACTTCCCACTCTCTAGTTTGCGGACACGGAGTTGCTGAATTTCATGCACCTGGGTCGGCGAACTGGAGCAAACGCGTATCGGGCAAGGCTTCCTCTTGCTCATACACATCTCCCAAGAGCCAAGTGGGCCGCTTTGGCCATGCCTGCGACATGAGTGGCACGACGGCCCAGCATCCACCTTGAAAGGATTCCAATATAGAAACGCCGTTGGTGGTAATAGGCAAATGTCAGTGTGATATCGGCATGGGCCTCGCAGCGCTGTGGCCCATTCAAGTCGACGTGCAGTGATGTGACCCGCAGCGGATGGGCCCTGTCAAGGTTACGTTCGAGCGAGACATGCGTCTATCGGATCTTGAAGAATCAAATCGCCAACCGTTGAAAACCCTTGCTTTCGGGAGGGGGGAAATAACGGGGCCGAGCGATAGCGAGTGTTGCCGATCGCAGcgagagagacagaggaCAAGAGAGACAGCCATCTTGTCAGGCAATTACAGATTTCATGCGAGTCGTCGAATCAGCAAGCGTCTCAACGACGTGCCACACGGTCCGGTGTTTGACCGGGTAAAAGAAGCAATCCcgtgggaaaaaaagactcgCAGGAGCTGACCAACGCGAATGTCATTCCCTTCTCTCATCAGCACCAAGTGCGTTCTATCATTGTCACAGCCCGGTTGTGGCGTCCAATGGTCCAACAAACCCTTGCCGATTGCAAGCAGCCCATCACAGCAACCTTGACCTCGATATCTCCGGTCCAAGACACCGTTTTCTCCACATGCTGTTTGGTCTTTGATTTATTGCGACGGCGATGATTCGATTTCTCGTCGTCCCCTGTAAGTGGCAGCCACACAAAAACAACCAACAGGAGCCAAAAGGTCCCTCGCAAAGTGCAACCCTTTTCGGGGCCCGGCTCACTTTAGGCACTTCATCTAGACGAACGGCTGTGGTTGGTCGGAATCTGGCGCCAGGTGCATGAGATGGTGGTGTCGGAAACGAGCGAATAGAAGCGCGGGATTGGACGAAGCGAGTGATTTCTAAGCCGCTGAGCTTGCGCGCTCATTAGATTCCAAGTACGAATAGTGAAGCAGAGATGAGAGGCTGAGCAATCATTTACCAAGAGAACACAATGATGCGCATTCACATACCAAATATGGCAGTGAATCGCTCATCGCTCGTCTTTGgttccttttctcttgtctccTCGTGACCGTTCTCGTCTGCGCCTCTGCGGCGACACAGAATCTGACTGGCCAATCCCCCAAAGAACAATCACAGAGCAATCACAAGAAATCACAGACAATCACTGTCTCGCTTGACGATCGGAGAATTTCCGCATCAAAAGCTGGGCAGCCAGACGCTTGTCCCTCCAGCGGGCTAAAATCGGTAACACGGAGTAATACAGAGAGAGTGGGTAAAAAAGCGTTGCAGTAGCAGTTTGAGGGGAAATGGGACAAGGAGAAATAAAAATCTTGTTGTGTGTGAGCCGAGGGCTGAACTGAGACATGGAAGGCACGGGATCACGTTTTTCACGGCCCGGCGGGTGTGCTTGAGGAACGGAGAATCACGATGCCGCTGGTGTAGTGGTGACAGTGACACTTGTAGTAGTAGCAGATTGTGATGTGATACAGAGGAGATTGTCGTAGATGCTCATGCAGATAGAGATAGATGCAGATATCACGTTGCACAAGTCTCAAGCGATACGTCACGGGAGCAGTGTAATAATGTATGCCATCATCTGGGGCTAGGGGGATCAGTCTGAGCATACAATCCAGTACAGATTGGACTAACAATACTCCGCAGATTGCACCAGATCAACAGCACACCACCATAGTAGATATGCTTGTTCGTCACATCATATCACGTTACTTGGGGCCACCTCTCCAAATAATCAACTCATcttgtcttcatcttctttctgtATTGTCCGCTGAGCCTAGGAGTTTATATACGTAATCTTAATCTACTATATACATTCCATCATGTCTCCCCTCTCTAACATCTTCAGCGCCATACCAAAAAAGACTCGGCAGCTCCAAATCCTCTTTTGTCTACCGTAGGACCAACAAACCCAATCCTCCAAAACAATATTCCAAAGGCATGTGTTGAACGGTCCACCCATAAATTCACAATCATAAGTACGAGACGCCTTATATACCCTGACTGAATACAAAAATGAAAGGAGAACAAACAAAAGATATTAATGCCCCAATGCCCCTGTAAATGAAACAACAagtagaaaaagaagaagaaaaagtatgTGTGGTGTAAAAAGAAGGTTTAAACAATGCAACAGATGCCGATATCTGGTAGTATGTCATGAGGGTGtaaagaagaataaaaagacTGAAACTTTTCAACGATCGTTTCACCCTCAGAGTCGCAATTCAAAGACGGCGGGATCATCCTTATGGAGTGTAGTGCCAGCGCAAACTGTTCTCCTCAACCCACCATCGTGCGACAAACGCAGCTTGCTCAGCCCATTGGGCTGCCTCAGGTGACCTCTCCTGCTCAATTTTGCCCAAAAACTCGGCAAATTCAAAAGCAACGAGGTGCTTCTCTTCATGGGGCTCTGTATCCAAGTCGGTGAAGCGCCACTCAGTGTTCTCAATGATGGGCACCGTGAGTCTCCAGTGAGGTTCGAGTGAGTCACGAACAGCAACAGTAGCTCGGCCAGGGTTCATAACGGTGAATTGCCAGTTGGGCTGGTGCGTCTTTTCGTTGTAGTTGATGAGCTCTCGCAGCATTGACTGTCCTTCGTAGTTGTCAATCATGTCTTTTGCGATGCCAGTCTGGGATGGAGAGAGCGAGCCAGTTTCAAGTAGCATATCGAGGATCGTAGGCAGAATCTGGTATGAAACAACTGCATCGTTGATGTCAATGGCAGGTAGCTGAGGGTGTGAGAAGACCAGCGGCACGTGGAAGTTGCCAATGTTGGAGTTATAGTACGGCGTAATGCCATCGTTTTCCGGGACTGAGAGGCCGTGGTCGCCAACAAAGATGACCAGCGTCTCATCAGCAACGCCTTCCTCATCCAGAACATCCAGTATCTTTTGAAGCCAGCCATCAACGAATCCAATAGCGTTGAGGTACTTCGATACGTTGTCAAGCTTGGTGGTGTCTTCGCTGGTGATGGGCACATGGTCTACACCTTCCGGGAGCCCAAAAGGATGGTGTGTGGTGCTGGTCAAGTGGGTCAAAAACACTCGCTCGTTGTTCTCCTTGGCCGTCTTGAATGCATCGCGGATATAATCTTCGATGACGTACTCGGGCATTCCGTAGTAGTTGAtgtcctcctcatccaccgGTCCAAACTTGGCGTCGTCACTCTTGAGGTATTCCTTCGAAACAGTGTTGTTCTCTGGGAAACCAAGCTGAACCATGAGCTGATCCTGCTTATCAAACCCATTTGTCACCGACATCATAAAGGAAGACTTCCACTTGTGGGTGGTAAAGTCGTTCTTGTCGGTGTCCTTGGAAGAATTCGCGAGGCCAAGGTTCATGGCATCAAAGATATGAGTCAAGCAGGGTTGGTAGATGTGATGCGACACTTCGGCGTTGAAATCGGCGACAAGGGGTGACAGTCCGCAGAGTGTACCAGTCAGACTCTTGAGAGTGTAGCTGGCGGTCGTGTGGCAGTTGTTGGCGTTGAGACCACCCCgtcgcttcttttccttgtgtTCAAAGCCATCCTCGTAATCTCCCGTCAGGAAGTTAGCGGTGGGGGTGAGTGTGgatatcttcttctcggccgTCTTCGGGAGTGTAGCGTTCTCGAACGATTCTACCGCAAGCTGATAGAACAAGCCATCCTTTTTGACAGGGAAAGCATCCTTTCTCGTGCTTTCCAGTTTGATGAGCACGACgttcttgatggtgatgtttgCCAGTCTGTCACGAAGCTCGGGGAGGAGATCGTTCTTGAGGTTGGATATTTTCAGGGGATCCTGAGAAGCGCGGTAGTGGGTCTGCTCCTGATCGTACCAATCTTCAAACCCTGCGAGGGGTTCCTTTGGCAGCCACTCCCATCGAATCGGCTCGACCAGTGCGGTACGGTTATCCCAGTTCCAACCAATGCTGTTATCGTAAACGGGAGTGAGCGTAGCTAAAATAGGCGATGAATGAGCAAAATCCGCAAAGGGTATCAGCGGCAAGGTCCACGACATGTAGGCATAAGATCCTTCGTTCGGCCGGACAATATACAGCAGGATCTGGAGGAACAGTGTGAAGCCGACGAGAACATAGAGAGCAGTGGTCCATTTCGACTTTCGACGATTATCGGAGACGACGCTGGAGCCACCAGAGCCGCTGGAAGTACCGATGGtgtcaacatcatcgtcctctttaCCCATGAGCTCAGATCCACCCTCGACATCTTGCTGCGGGATGTGAGCATATCCGACATTTACCGCGGGGCGTATGCGGTAGGGGATCAGGTTGTACACGAAGGTAAAGGGCCACTTGAGCAAGTCCACGACAAGGCCAGCCAGGTAATAGAAGATGTCCTGAGTCACCCAGCTGATGCCCAGGTCGATGGCCAACACAATCAGGCAGGTAAACAGTCCAGTGACTGCCAGTTTCCAAGAAGAGGCGTTGCTAGCCAGGCCAGCATTGCGCCAATGCGGTTCAGAGCCGGCAACGACAAAGAATGAGTTGTTGACAGCCGACAGGAGCAGCACAGCCATGACGATAAGTGAGGCCAGCGTTGTGAGAACGATGCGCAGCCACCGCCATGGGTAGATCTCCGTATCGAGCAACAGCcgtattattattaagaaGATGCTATCCTGTGTGAAGAAGGTGAGGCCCCAATGTGATatggaggagaaggcaaGCGCCGTGAGATGGGCGTATATGTGGACCagcttgctgctgatgatggcgacgacgcATATGGCAAAGAGGAACTCTCGGGAGACGAATCGAGCCGCAAAGGCAGACAGAACCCGGAGGACAGGTGCCGAAACGTGGGTAACGGTCGAGGCAGCGGAATGGAACCGTCTCCGCGTCGGGCTGGAGAAGCGGATGCCAGACGCCATGCCGCTGGCGAAGCGGCGCGTCGATTCCATCGCGAAAAAGACtgaggagaaaagagattcGAGTCGAGTCGGAGTCGGAGTCGTTCGATGAGAGTTGAGGTCGAAGTCGAGGCCGCGGCCGAGgtcgaagaaagaaaagggcagAGAGGGCCGAAGGCAAAAACGAGAGGCTCACGGGGCTAGCACCAAGTGACGCTTCTCATATCCAACGCGCCGCTGTTGAAGCGGTAGAAGAGGGTCTATCGTGtgctctctttctccagCTTCGTTTGGTGCTTTTCCCCTTTGTAGACGGGATCGCGACACTGTCTCCGCCGCGGTATCAGAGCAACGCCGCGGAGCAACGCAAAAATAAATGAATAatgggaaaggaaaagggaaaagaaagaaagaaactaGTGCCAAAGGCAGCGAGAGACAGTGATCGCGTGCGCACAAACTAAAAGCAGAGACCGCAAAGACCGGACGATGAGATTTACAAAGCAGAAAGCGGGAGTGGCAGTTGGGCAAACAAAAGTTCTGCTCGCTTTTCTCGCCCGAGTCGATTTCGAGTCgctccgtgctccgtacaGTCCCTGTACCGGTACTTCCTAGTCAGTGTCGCGTGCCTGCAATGCCGCCAGAGGGAGATGCCCCACGCGAGCCCGCCAAGCCACGCCAATGACTTTCCGAGATTTATTGCGCTGTGCCTTTTTTATGTCTCGGTGACCTGGTGCTGGCTGCGTCTAGCCCCTATTTTGCAAGTAGCGGTACTTTAGGCACCTGCTGCAATTGGGGGGTCGGCAACCCCTTATTTCGACCGCTAAAACATCTCGCACTGTCCCGAATTGGTCGCATGCATCAAGTACCGGGTACAAGCACACCGTGTGCGCCATGATCCCATTTTCAGTGTCAATGCATTGCCAGAAAGAGGGGGatgcgacgatgatgagttAGTCTACAAGAGGAAATGCAGAGGGACAATCCAGATGTTGGAGGCTGGCAATGGTGTGGTTCGTATTGAAGCTGCATGTTCGGGATGAGTCTATTTACTGCTAAGCTCGTCAGACGGCGGGTGCACAAGGTCTCGTGCTACTGCAGTCTCCGTCACAGACAGCCAACTCGTACATGATGAATCCTGGCACAAGTGAAGACAAATGGAAATGGAGCACACGATCTCTGCTGTGCTCGTACAGTTGCATTCTGGAGGGGGATTGCGTTATCGTTATCCCCGCGGCGACGACATCAAGACTCCGGCGAGGTCTAGATGCCTCGTATTAAATTTAGAACACTTGGGGATTGGCTTTGTGATGATCTCAGCAACGTGCTTATTCTTGGTTACCAATAACCTTGGCACTACCGGCAATTGACATTGACGTCTCCCGCTTTTGGCGTTGGTTAAGCTGATATAGAGTTTTTTGCAGGCTGTTACATGCAATCCAGTGAGACAAACCCAACCGTAAGGGTGGGCTGGGCCAAGACTGAGACAAGCCGTGTCTTTGTTTCATCTGGTCTTACAATGGAATCCCATCCATTCATTGATCTGCGTCAAGTGCGGGCTGTGAGCCTCACTTTTGATGACGGA
Above is a genomic segment from Trichoderma breve strain T069 chromosome 6, whole genome shotgun sequence containing:
- a CDS encoding sulfatase domain-containing protein encodes the protein MESTRRFASGMASGIRFSSPTRRRFHSAASTVTHVSAPVLRVLSAFAARFVSREFLFAICVVAIISSKLVHIYAHLTALAFSSISHWGLTFFTQDSIFLIIIRLLLDTEIYPWRWLRIVLTTLASLIVMAVLLLSAVNNSFFVVAGSEPHWRNAGLASNASSWKLAVTGLFTCLIVLAIDLGISWVTQDIFYYLAGLVVDLLKWPFTFVYNLIPYRIRPAVNVGYAHIPQQDVEGGSELMGKEDDDVDTIGTSSGSGGSSVVSDNRRKSKWTTALYVLVGFTLFLQILLYIVRPNEGSYAYMSWTLPLIPFADFAHSSPILATLTPVYDNSIGWNWDNRTALVEPIRWEWLPKEPLAGFEDWYDQEQTHYRASQDPLKISNLKNDLLPELRDRLANITIKNVVLIKLESTRKDAFPVKKDGLFYQLAVESFENATLPKTAEKKISTLTPTANFLTGDYEDGFEHKEKKRRGGLNANNCHTTASYTLKSLTGTLCGLSPLVADFNAEVSHHIYQPCLTHIFDAMNLGLANSSKDTDKNDFTTHKWKSSFMMSVTNGFDKQDQLMVQLGFPENNTVSKEYLKSDDAKFGPVDEEDINYYGMPEYVIEDYIRDAFKTAKENNERVFLTHLTSTTHHPFGLPEGVDHVPITSEDTTKLDNVSKYLNAIGFVDGWLQKILDVLDEEGVADETLVIFVGDHGLSVPENDGITPYYNSNIGNFHVPLVFSHPQLPAIDINDAVVSYQILPTILDMLLETGSLSPSQTGIAKDMIDNYEGQSMLRELINYNEKTHQPNWQFTVMNPGRATVAVRDSLEPHWRLTVPIIENTEWRFTDLDTEPHEEKHLVAFEFAEFLGKIEQERSPEAAQWAEQAAFVARWWVEENSLRWHYTP